One Thermococcus sp. genomic window carries:
- a CDS encoding C2H2-type zinc finger protein — protein sequence MAVLKAIKIRDRDGEIFFRCPRCGMVFRDAKAFTRHVNRAHGHLFRRK from the coding sequence ATGGCGGTGCTGAAGGCCATCAAAATCCGGGACAGGGACGGGGAGATATTCTTCCGTTGTCCGCGCTGTGGTATGGTCTTCCGCGACGCGAAGGCCTTCACGAGGCACGTCAACAGGGCGCACGGCCATCTCTTCCGCAGGAAGTGA
- the gltA gene encoding NADPH-dependent glutamate synthase: protein MARKRPKLIKERVPTIERPPEERIHDFKEVNLGYTFELAVKEAERCLQCPANYAPCIKGCPVHINIPGFIGKLVEYRDNPDKAVKEALNVIWACNSLPATTGRVCPQEDQCEMNCVMGKVGDKINIGKLERFVADYAREHGIDEELLFEIVPTIEKKGQSVAIIGAGPAGLTAAGELAKLGYDVTIYEALHEPGGVLMYGIPEFRLPKDIVEKEIEKLRKLGVKILTDHIVGKTVTIEELLEEYDAVFIGSGAGTPRLVNAPGVNLNGIYTANEFLTRVNLMKAYLFPEYDTPVKVGKKVVVIGAGNTAMDAARSARRFGAEVTIAYRRGEEDVSAREEEVAHAKEEGIKFVYFVNPAGFIGDENGNVKAVKFEKMMPLEERDARGKRKIKGTGENVTIEADTVIIAIGKHPNRLIINTPGLEVDKRGKIVVDENLMTSIPGVFAGGDAIRGEATVILAMGDGRKAAKAIHEYLTKKREEKANA from the coding sequence ATGGCGAGAAAGAGACCAAAGCTCATCAAGGAAAGGGTTCCGACCATAGAGAGACCCCCCGAGGAGAGGATACACGACTTCAAGGAGGTCAACCTCGGCTATACTTTTGAGCTTGCCGTGAAAGAGGCAGAGAGGTGCCTCCAGTGTCCCGCTAACTACGCCCCCTGTATCAAGGGCTGTCCCGTTCACATCAACATTCCGGGCTTCATAGGCAAGCTCGTCGAATACCGCGACAACCCGGACAAAGCAGTAAAAGAGGCACTCAACGTCATCTGGGCCTGCAACTCCCTCCCGGCAACCACAGGTAGGGTCTGCCCGCAGGAAGACCAGTGTGAGATGAACTGTGTCATGGGTAAAGTGGGAGACAAGATAAACATAGGTAAGCTCGAAAGGTTTGTTGCCGACTACGCGAGGGAACACGGCATAGACGAGGAGCTACTCTTTGAGATAGTCCCCACAATAGAGAAGAAGGGCCAGAGCGTTGCGATAATCGGTGCCGGACCCGCTGGACTCACCGCCGCTGGCGAGCTGGCGAAGCTGGGATATGATGTTACCATCTACGAGGCGTTGCACGAGCCCGGAGGAGTCCTGATGTACGGCATTCCCGAGTTCAGACTGCCCAAGGACATAGTCGAGAAGGAAATCGAGAAGCTGAGGAAGCTCGGCGTTAAAATCCTCACAGATCATATCGTTGGAAAGACCGTGACCATCGAGGAGTTGCTTGAGGAATACGATGCCGTCTTCATAGGCTCCGGCGCTGGAACGCCGAGGCTCGTAAACGCTCCCGGGGTTAACCTCAACGGCATCTATACAGCGAACGAGTTCCTAACAAGGGTCAACCTCATGAAGGCCTACCTGTTCCCGGAGTATGACACACCCGTCAAGGTCGGGAAGAAGGTCGTCGTTATAGGCGCCGGAAACACCGCTATGGACGCCGCTAGAAGCGCAAGGCGCTTTGGGGCTGAGGTTACAATAGCCTACCGCCGTGGCGAGGAGGACGTCTCGGCGAGAGAGGAAGAGGTCGCCCACGCCAAGGAGGAGGGCATAAAGTTCGTTTACTTCGTTAATCCCGCTGGTTTTATAGGCGACGAGAACGGCAACGTCAAAGCGGTTAAGTTCGAGAAGATGATGCCCCTTGAGGAGAGGGATGCGAGAGGGAAGAGAAAGATAAAGGGAACCGGCGAGAACGTGACGATTGAGGCAGACACCGTAATCATAGCAATTGGTAAGCACCCGAACAGGCTGATCATCAACACCCCCGGCCTTGAAGTCGATAAGCGCGGTAAGATAGTCGTTGACGAGAACCTGATGACGAGCATTCCCGGTGTTTTCGCTGGCGGTGACGCGATAAGGGGCGAGGCAACCGTTATCTTAGCGATGGGAGACGGGAGAAAAGCTGCAAAGGCAATCCACGAGTACCTCACGAAGAAGAGGGAAGAGAAGGCGAACGCCTAA
- the speE gene encoding polyamine aminopropyltransferase, with the protein MGYNEEERAFIEWYPMGYGVGFKVKRRLLELQTKYQRLELYETEGFGKMLVLDGTIQLVEVGEESYHEVLVHPALLAHPNPRNVLIIGGGDGGTLREVLRHKTVERATMVEIDEIVVEVAQLYLDVARGAFDDPRAKVITGDGVKYLEGTEERFDAIIVDSTDPVGPAKLLFSEDFYRNAYAKLSDPGVYVTQAGSVYLFTNELLDAYRAMKKVFDRVYYFSFPVIGYASPWSFLVGIKGEIDFRKVDLERARELELYYYDPERHETLFQMPRYVRKLLEGQ; encoded by the coding sequence ATGGGCTACAACGAAGAGGAGAGGGCCTTTATCGAGTGGTATCCAATGGGCTACGGCGTCGGTTTCAAGGTTAAAAGGCGCCTCCTGGAGCTCCAGACGAAATACCAGAGACTTGAGCTCTATGAGACAGAGGGGTTTGGTAAGATGCTTGTCCTTGACGGCACGATACAGCTCGTTGAGGTCGGCGAGGAAAGCTACCACGAGGTTCTCGTTCACCCGGCCCTTCTGGCTCACCCAAACCCCAGGAACGTCCTGATAATCGGTGGCGGGGATGGCGGAACCCTCAGGGAAGTTCTGAGGCACAAAACCGTCGAGAGAGCAACGATGGTCGAGATAGACGAGATTGTCGTTGAGGTAGCGCAGCTGTATCTGGACGTCGCGAGGGGGGCCTTCGATGACCCGAGGGCCAAGGTCATCACCGGGGACGGCGTCAAATACCTTGAGGGGACAGAAGAGAGGTTTGACGCGATTATAGTTGATTCGACCGATCCTGTCGGTCCGGCAAAGTTGCTCTTCTCGGAGGATTTCTACAGGAACGCCTACGCGAAGCTCAGCGATCCCGGGGTGTACGTCACCCAGGCCGGCAGCGTTTACCTCTTCACCAACGAACTCCTCGATGCTTACAGGGCCATGAAGAAGGTCTTCGACAGGGTTTACTACTTCAGCTTCCCGGTGATAGGCTACGCCTCCCCGTGGAGCTTCCTCGTGGGTATAAAGGGTGAGATAGACTTCAGGAAAGTCGACCTGGAGAGGGCCAGGGAGCTTGAGCTCTACTATTACGACCCGGAGAGGCACGAGACGCTCTTCCAGATGCCACGCTACGTCAGGAAACTCCTAGAGGGGCAGTGA
- a CDS encoding sulfide/dihydroorotate dehydrogenase-like FAD/NAD-binding protein, whose product MGYTILDKKELAMKEVWYKIHAPHVARKVQPGQFVIVRAFPNGERIPLTPIRWDREEGWIELVTFVRGKTTLRMANELKPGDELLNVAGPLGNPAPMKKFGKILAIGLITGMVEVFPIARAWQELGNDVTTLHVTPKPMVILKEDIEDSVSRHIVEDFDLQPGWGMNEIAQELVRRAVAKVKELLESEQWDLVFIVGPAGGQKAVFNVVKEYGIPMEADLHPIMVDGTGMCGSCRVTVGGEVKFACIDGPGFDAYKVNWDELIHRVGFYTDMERRALEEYLKSLRGE is encoded by the coding sequence GTGGGGTACACGATACTCGACAAGAAGGAGCTCGCCATGAAGGAGGTGTGGTATAAAATCCACGCTCCCCACGTGGCCAGGAAGGTTCAACCGGGGCAGTTTGTCATAGTCAGGGCATTCCCGAACGGTGAGAGGATTCCGCTCACCCCCATAAGATGGGATAGGGAGGAGGGCTGGATAGAGCTCGTGACCTTCGTCAGGGGAAAGACGACCCTCAGGATGGCAAACGAGCTGAAACCGGGCGACGAGCTTCTCAACGTCGCCGGCCCGCTCGGGAACCCTGCGCCAATGAAGAAGTTTGGGAAGATACTGGCCATAGGCCTCATCACCGGAATGGTAGAGGTCTTTCCGATAGCGAGAGCCTGGCAGGAGCTTGGAAACGACGTTACGACCCTCCACGTTACCCCAAAACCGATGGTGATCCTGAAAGAGGACATAGAAGACTCGGTATCAAGGCACATAGTTGAGGACTTCGACCTCCAGCCCGGCTGGGGAATGAACGAGATTGCCCAAGAGCTCGTGAGGAGGGCCGTTGCAAAGGTTAAGGAACTCCTTGAGAGCGAGCAATGGGATTTGGTCTTCATAGTCGGCCCGGCGGGTGGCCAGAAGGCCGTCTTCAACGTCGTGAAAGAGTACGGCATACCGATGGAGGCCGACCTTCACCCGATTATGGTAGATGGAACCGGTATGTGCGGTTCCTGCCGTGTTACCGTCGGCGGAGAGGTCAAGTTCGCTTGCATAGACGGGCCCGGCTTCGACGCCTACAAGGTCAACTGGGACGAGCTCATACACAGGGTCGGCTTCTACACGGATATGGAAAGGAGGGCCCTTGAGGAGTACCTCAAGTCCCTAAGGGGTGAGTGA
- a CDS encoding signal recognition particle protein Srp19, translating into MRFVVWPSEVDARLSRKYGRAVKKSVAVDSPNLGEVEDAVLSLGFKIIEKAPEKLNPRLSGLDEELRTRGMLIVESPYGKGKTLKLIAEKIRELRARTRAKGKSKRKRR; encoded by the coding sequence ATGAGGTTCGTGGTGTGGCCTAGTGAGGTGGACGCACGCCTGAGCAGGAAGTACGGAAGGGCCGTCAAGAAGAGCGTTGCCGTTGATTCACCAAACCTTGGAGAGGTTGAAGACGCCGTGCTGAGCCTTGGTTTTAAGATCATTGAAAAAGCCCCGGAAAAGCTGAACCCAAGGCTTTCCGGGCTCGACGAGGAGCTCAGAACGAGGGGGATGCTGATTGTTGAGAGCCCCTACGGGAAGGGAAAAACGCTTAAACTTATAGCGGAGAAGATTAGAGAGCTTAGAGCTCGGACTAGGGCAAAGGGCAAGTCCAAGAGGAAGAGAAGGTAG
- a CDS encoding Lrp/AsnC ligand binding domain-containing protein — translation MVRSYVLLTVEIGKVESVIEALKQIPGVTRADAVTGPYDAIVHIEAKDLGELTRKILHDIHNIDGVIDTTTAIVVEMEEEE, via the coding sequence ATGGTTAGGTCGTATGTGTTGCTTACTGTGGAAATAGGGAAGGTCGAGAGCGTCATTGAGGCGCTCAAGCAGATACCGGGCGTTACCAGAGCCGACGCAGTGACGGGTCCCTACGATGCAATAGTCCACATCGAGGCCAAGGACCTCGGAGAACTGACTAGGAAGATACTCCACGACATCCACAACATAGACGGCGTCATAGACACTACTACAGCCATAGTCGTCGAGATGGAAGAAGAGGAGTGA
- a CDS encoding tRNA (adenine-N1)-methyltransferase: protein MIEEGSPVLLIDPRGKRYLVRAKDREFHTDLGILQLGELIGKPYGTRIESHRGETFVAIKPDINDIIAKMRRGPQIVHPKDAGIIIAYAGISPGDTVIEAGAGSGALTLFLANAVGPSGRVISYEVRKDFYEIAKRNVELAGFSERVILKNRSIYDGIDEERADHIVLDLPQPENVLPHAVDVLRPGGYFVAYTPCANQVHRFYRALEEFREHFLRVMTVEVLVREQEVKRECMRPRTMMLAHTGYMTFLRKL, encoded by the coding sequence GTGATTGAAGAGGGCTCCCCCGTTCTACTGATAGACCCGAGGGGCAAGCGCTACCTCGTGAGGGCCAAGGACAGAGAGTTCCACACAGATTTGGGGATACTCCAGTTAGGGGAGCTTATAGGGAAGCCCTACGGAACGAGGATAGAGAGCCACAGGGGAGAGACATTCGTCGCGATAAAACCGGACATCAACGACATCATAGCCAAAATGCGAAGGGGCCCCCAGATAGTCCACCCGAAGGATGCTGGGATAATAATAGCCTACGCTGGCATCTCTCCCGGAGATACCGTTATAGAGGCCGGAGCCGGAAGCGGAGCGTTAACACTTTTCCTGGCCAACGCCGTCGGCCCCTCTGGAAGGGTCATCAGCTACGAGGTGAGGAAGGACTTCTACGAGATAGCTAAGAGGAACGTGGAGCTGGCCGGCTTTTCCGAGAGGGTTATCCTGAAGAACAGGAGCATATACGACGGAATAGATGAAGAGAGGGCCGACCACATAGTCCTCGACCTTCCCCAGCCGGAGAACGTTTTGCCCCATGCGGTTGACGTTCTACGACCGGGTGGCTACTTTGTAGCTTACACCCCCTGCGCGAACCAAGTGCATCGCTTCTACCGGGCCCTCGAGGAGTTCAGGGAGCACTTCCTGAGGGTCATGACCGTGGAGGTTCTCGTAAGGGAGCAGGAGGTAAAGCGGGAGTGCATGAGGCCAAGAACCATGATGCTGGCCCACACCGGCTACATGACCTTCCTCAGGAAGCTGTAG
- a CDS encoding cell wall-binding repeat-containing protein has protein sequence MGRKALAFIVLLVLIPLLLPAVHAAGGPQYDLIIVRNDNLIDYIVALPYSKLLGVPILPVNPKELDYATIAQLQSYEQFGWYKVLVIGDYQAISQKVQEQLIDIGFQVTRLGGATRVDTAVKLAEEFYPEGSETVVIASASDYGSALAAARWAMTYNYPLLLTAKDNLSTQVVDALQRLHPRLVVLIGAGMSKNIKGQLESLGYQTYWVKETITISVPTSTVPEKTNWSLVVLAVIVSIGVAVPASLYYAKKRWSANRVPIEVLTEKERIVVKAILEKGGTVKQEELPELTGYSRPTISRIIQELEKKQLVEREKVGKTFIVRLTKEIVMRE, from the coding sequence ATGGGCAGAAAGGCCTTGGCTTTCATCGTGCTGTTAGTTCTTATCCCTTTGCTCCTCCCGGCGGTTCACGCGGCTGGGGGACCTCAGTACGACCTTATAATAGTTAGAAACGACAACCTCATCGACTACATAGTTGCCCTCCCCTATTCCAAGCTCCTAGGCGTTCCGATCCTCCCCGTCAACCCGAAGGAGCTCGACTACGCGACGATTGCTCAGCTTCAAAGTTATGAGCAGTTCGGCTGGTACAAGGTTCTCGTCATAGGTGACTATCAGGCTATAAGCCAGAAGGTTCAGGAACAGCTGATAGACATTGGTTTTCAGGTGACGAGGCTCGGCGGGGCCACGAGAGTTGACACGGCCGTCAAGCTGGCCGAGGAGTTCTATCCTGAGGGTTCGGAGACCGTCGTCATAGCGAGTGCCAGCGACTACGGCTCTGCCCTCGCGGCGGCTAGGTGGGCGATGACCTACAACTACCCTCTCCTCCTGACTGCCAAGGACAACCTCTCAACTCAGGTAGTTGACGCCCTCCAGAGGCTTCACCCAAGGCTCGTCGTCCTCATCGGTGCGGGTATGTCGAAGAACATCAAGGGCCAGCTCGAAAGCCTTGGCTACCAGACCTACTGGGTGAAGGAGACCATAACGATAAGCGTCCCCACCTCCACCGTGCCCGAAAAAACCAACTGGAGCCTCGTTGTTCTGGCTGTGATAGTCTCGATAGGCGTTGCCGTTCCGGCATCCCTCTACTACGCGAAGAAGCGCTGGTCCGCCAACAGGGTCCCGATTGAAGTTCTAACGGAGAAGGAGCGCATAGTGGTCAAGGCCATCCTTGAGAAAGGAGGGACGGTAAAACAGGAGGAGCTTCCGGAGCTTACAGGCTATTCGAGGCCGACGATAAGCAGAATCATTCAGGAGCTTGAGAAGAAACAGCTCGTTGAGAGAGAGAAGGTCGGGAAGACCTTCATAGTGAGGCTCACCAAAGAAATAGTTATGAGAGAGTGA
- a CDS encoding cation:proton antiporter yields MGSEEGDGVQIIGYVMAIIAVGRFLAEVFERLGYPGLVGEITAGFILGYFLSGAPASEMNLLAEFGVFFLMISAGLEITPEELRVGGRKALPIYLITLGVMLLLTLPMTGYSLGPDNLLAASILAVASAPIVVRLKRFFGEDYLHVALSYAIISEVAILVLVYVLAGFESAPSPSKLLLILGEQGFFIGAVLYLNYKIGIQHKVWLMTQLRRLKSDEAVFGIFMIFASLLGFISEELGMHFTIGGFLAGLILHSDLVGTKQYERLETILSGVTSGIFAPIFFAWRGMNFRAEVTLTVLYFFLVIYVVRFVLSVVLTWDGSGVGSVAKATGLVSFGILGLLVADLGNSYGILNGVLYSTTAFTSVAGIFMAATVGRTLTLLGERRKGAGMS; encoded by the coding sequence GTGGGTTCTGAGGAGGGTGATGGGGTGCAGATAATCGGCTACGTCATGGCCATAATAGCCGTGGGCAGGTTTCTCGCTGAGGTCTTCGAGAGGCTGGGCTACCCCGGACTGGTGGGTGAGATAACGGCCGGCTTCATTCTCGGCTACTTCCTGAGCGGTGCCCCTGCGAGCGAGATGAACCTCCTCGCGGAGTTCGGGGTATTCTTTCTGATGATATCCGCCGGCCTGGAGATAACCCCCGAGGAGCTCCGCGTCGGGGGCAGAAAAGCCCTTCCTATCTACCTGATAACCCTTGGTGTAATGCTCCTCCTGACGCTCCCAATGACCGGCTACTCCCTCGGGCCGGACAACCTCCTCGCTGCCTCCATCCTCGCCGTTGCGAGCGCCCCAATAGTTGTGAGGCTCAAGAGGTTCTTCGGCGAGGACTACCTCCACGTGGCCCTCTCCTACGCCATAATAAGCGAGGTCGCGATACTTGTTCTTGTCTACGTCCTAGCCGGCTTCGAGAGTGCTCCGAGCCCCTCAAAGCTCCTCCTCATCCTTGGGGAGCAGGGGTTCTTCATAGGGGCCGTCCTGTACCTGAACTACAAGATCGGAATCCAGCACAAGGTCTGGCTCATGACACAGCTCAGACGGCTGAAGAGCGACGAGGCCGTTTTTGGAATATTCATGATATTTGCCTCCCTCCTCGGCTTCATCAGCGAAGAGCTGGGAATGCACTTCACTATAGGTGGCTTTCTAGCGGGTCTGATACTCCACAGCGACCTTGTCGGAACGAAGCAGTACGAGAGACTGGAAACAATACTCAGCGGTGTTACGAGCGGTATATTCGCCCCCATCTTCTTCGCCTGGCGCGGGATGAACTTCAGGGCGGAGGTAACGCTAACCGTCCTCTACTTCTTCCTGGTGATATACGTCGTCCGCTTCGTCCTCAGCGTTGTCCTTACATGGGACGGCTCTGGGGTGGGTTCAGTCGCCAAGGCAACGGGACTGGTGAGCTTTGGCATACTGGGACTCCTGGTGGCAGACCTTGGCAACAGCTACGGCATCCTGAACGGCGTTCTCTACTCCACAACCGCATTCACATCAGTTGCCGGAATCTTTATGGCAGCGACCGTTGGGAGAACCCTTACCCTGCTCGGGGAAAGGAGAAAAGGAGCAGGAATGAGCTAA
- a CDS encoding DUF257 family protein yields MEDTLEKLLLGEALRGDVVIIEYSSLTPVERTAWGKLVPLLKANGNLVITDFFGIGDTLFRKYLRRLPGKAYSEFVELIKDIKVIKIGPGATTYGEILDEMVPTYDPHIFLKNYHAIMSRISRLPQKPKFLLSFGLSHYARFNPDGALKSIITAVTNIPMEDLIGVHLVNKDILTRENLAVFEEIATFVLDVSDTQVLILKDGGVGD; encoded by the coding sequence ATGGAAGACACACTCGAAAAGCTTCTCCTCGGAGAGGCCCTCAGGGGCGACGTGGTCATAATCGAGTACTCCTCCCTAACCCCAGTTGAGAGAACTGCCTGGGGCAAACTGGTTCCGCTCCTCAAGGCCAATGGCAACCTCGTGATAACGGACTTCTTCGGCATAGGGGACACCCTGTTCAGGAAATACCTCCGCAGGCTTCCGGGAAAGGCCTATTCCGAGTTCGTCGAGCTTATAAAGGACATCAAGGTTATCAAAATAGGGCCCGGAGCGACTACTTATGGGGAGATACTCGACGAGATGGTGCCAACATACGATCCCCACATCTTCCTGAAGAACTACCACGCCATAATGAGCAGGATTAGCAGGTTACCCCAGAAGCCCAAGTTTCTGCTGAGCTTTGGGCTGAGTCACTACGCCCGCTTCAACCCGGATGGTGCCCTTAAATCAATAATAACGGCCGTTACCAATATCCCGATGGAAGACCTCATAGGAGTTCATCTTGTAAACAAGGACATCCTTACAAGAGAAAACCTTGCCGTCTTTGAGGAGATAGCGACCTTCGTCCTAGATGTCAGCGACACCCAAGTGCTCATCCTCAAGGACGGTGGGGTCGGTGATTGA
- a CDS encoding arginine decarboxylase, pyruvoyl-dependent, with protein sequence MSWITPKRAFMGAAAAEGGTKLNAFDNALLKLGIGNVNLVKLSSVIPAHIEWMERVHDVPIGMLLPTVYAHIESDEPGMTISAALGVGISKNNEGGLIYEYAGYCTKEEAERVVRRMVEEGFANRGWELGEFRVASASITVKDKPAAAVAVVVMFPY encoded by the coding sequence ATGAGCTGGATAACTCCCAAAAGGGCTTTCATGGGCGCTGCGGCCGCCGAGGGCGGAACCAAGCTCAACGCCTTTGACAACGCCCTCCTCAAACTCGGGATAGGCAACGTTAACCTCGTCAAGCTCAGCAGTGTCATCCCGGCCCATATCGAGTGGATGGAGAGGGTCCACGACGTCCCCATAGGAATGCTCCTCCCCACGGTTTACGCCCACATCGAGAGCGACGAGCCGGGGATGACCATCAGCGCCGCGCTGGGAGTTGGAATAAGCAAGAACAACGAGGGTGGCCTGATTTACGAGTACGCCGGCTACTGCACGAAGGAGGAGGCCGAGAGGGTCGTTAGGAGAATGGTCGAGGAGGGTTTCGCCAACAGGGGCTGGGAACTCGGGGAGTTTAGGGTCGCGAGCGCGAGCATAACCGTGAAGGACAAACCCGCGGCGGCCGTTGCTGTTGTCGTTATGTTCCCCTACTAA
- the gcvH gene encoding glycine cleavage system protein GcvH: MIEVGEYKVKEGLYYTKDHEWAQVLEDGTVLVGITDYAQKELGDLAYVELPEVGKEVSKGDVLCEIESVKAVSEVYAPVSGEVIEVNEELEDSPELLNEDPYENWIAKLRPSNLEEELKELMDAEAYAKYLESL, from the coding sequence ATGATTGAGGTTGGCGAATACAAGGTCAAGGAGGGCCTCTACTACACCAAGGATCACGAGTGGGCCCAGGTTCTTGAGGACGGAACCGTTCTCGTTGGCATAACCGACTACGCCCAGAAGGAGCTCGGCGATTTGGCCTACGTTGAACTCCCCGAGGTTGGAAAGGAGGTCAGCAAGGGCGACGTTCTCTGCGAAATTGAGAGCGTCAAGGCCGTCTCCGAGGTCTACGCCCCGGTCAGCGGGGAGGTCATAGAGGTCAACGAGGAGCTTGAGGACTCCCCCGAGTTGCTCAATGAAGACCCCTACGAGAACTGGATAGCCAAGCTCAGGCCGAGCAACCTTGAGGAGGAACTCAAGGAGCTAATGGATGCCGAGGCCTACGCGAAATATCTCGAAAGCCTCTGA
- a CDS encoding metal-dependent hydrolase, with protein sequence MVKVRFLGHAAFYIEGSKKILIDPFLSGNPQAAVKPEELEADLILVTHAHGDHIGDAIEIARRTGAKIVAMYDVANYISEQANGQVETIGMNYGPTEIEGVGIIQVPAWHSSSDGVHSIGNASGFIVKLDGKTIYHAGDTFVFLDMGLFSELYGPIDVALLPIGGHFTMGPREAAKAVELLKPKKVVPMHYNTWPPIAQDPEEFKRLVGDKAEVVILKPGEELEL encoded by the coding sequence ATGGTGAAGGTGCGCTTTTTGGGACATGCCGCCTTCTACATCGAGGGGAGCAAGAAAATCCTGATAGACCCGTTCCTCAGCGGCAACCCGCAGGCAGCGGTGAAGCCGGAGGAGCTTGAGGCCGACCTTATCCTCGTCACTCACGCCCACGGCGACCACATAGGTGATGCCATAGAGATAGCCAGGAGAACCGGTGCGAAGATAGTTGCCATGTACGATGTTGCCAACTACATCAGCGAGCAGGCAAACGGTCAGGTTGAGACGATAGGGATGAACTACGGGCCGACTGAGATTGAGGGAGTCGGAATAATCCAGGTTCCGGCCTGGCACTCAAGCAGCGACGGCGTTCACAGCATAGGAAACGCCTCGGGCTTCATAGTCAAGCTCGATGGAAAAACAATCTATCACGCCGGAGACACCTTCGTGTTCCTCGACATGGGTCTCTTCAGCGAGCTCTACGGGCCGATTGACGTTGCCCTTCTCCCTATAGGCGGGCACTTCACGATGGGGCCGAGGGAAGCGGCTAAGGCAGTTGAGCTCCTCAAGCCAAAGAAAGTCGTGCCGATGCACTACAACACATGGCCACCAATAGCTCAGGATCCAGAGGAGTTCAAGAGGCTTGTTGGCGATAAAGCCGAGGTAGTAATCCTCAAGCCGGGGGAGGAGCTTGAGCTTTGA